In the Lepus europaeus isolate LE1 chromosome 18, mLepTim1.pri, whole genome shotgun sequence genome, one interval contains:
- the RAB11FIP4 gene encoding rab11 family-interacting protein 4 gives MRTPPAPGSQGSEVPGPTFADGELIPTEPSFFPEDEEEAMTLAPPEGPHESDMDSPMESTQGLEGPVGSAGVEERGRGLGGLFLPDDKSLMHASSVTTPDLSTHSTASLVSNEEQFEDYGEGDDVDCAPSSPCPDDETRTNVYSDLGSSVSSSAGQTPRKMRHAYNSELLDVYCSQCCKKINLLNDLEARLKNLKANSPNRKISSTAFGRQLMHHSNFSSSNGSTEDLFRDSIDSCDNDITEKVSFLEKKVTELENDSLTNGDLKSKLKQENTQLVHRVHELEEMVKDQETTAAQALEEEARRHREACSKLEREKSTELELLHSRVQQLEEENTELRTTVTRLKSQTEKLDEERQRMSDRLEDTSLRLKDEMDLYKRMMDKLRQNRLEFQKEREATQELIEDLRKELEHLQMYKLDCERPGRGRSSSSSLGEFNARAREVELEHEVKRLKQENHKLRDQNDDLNGQILSLSLYEAKNLFATQTKAQSLAAEIDTASRDELMEALKEQEEINFRLRQYMDKIILAILDHNPSILEIKH, from the exons ATGCGCACTCCGCCGGCTCCTGGGAGCCAG GGCAGCGAGGTCCCAGGCCCCACCTTTGCTGATGGCGAGCTCATCCCCACGGAGCCCAGCTTCTTTcccgaggacgaggaggaggcgATGACGCTGGCCCCTCCCGAGGGCCCTCACGAGTCGGACATGGACAGCCCCATGGAGAGCACCCAGGGCCTGGAGGGCCCCGTCGGGAGTGCCGGCGTGGAGGAGCGGGGCCGGGGGCTCGGGGGCCTGTTTCTGCCAGATGACAA gtctCTGATGCACGCCTCGTCGGTGACGACGCCCGACCTGTCCACGCACTCCACCGCCTCGCTCGTCAGCAACGAGGAGCAGTTTGAAGACTATGGAGAGGGCGACGACGTGGACTgtgcccccagcagcccctgccccgaCGACGAGACCAGGACCAACGTCTACTCAGACCTGGGGTCCTCCGTGTCTTCCAG TGCGGGGCAGACCCCCAGGAAGATGCGGCACGCCTACAACAGCGAGCTGCTGGACGTGTACTGCTCTCAGTGCTGCAAGAAAATCAACCTGCTCAACGACCTGGAGGCCCGGCTGAAGAACCTCAAGGCCAACAG cCCCAACCGCAAGATCTCGAGCACGGCCTTTGGACG gcagCTCATGCACCACAGCAACTTCAGCAGCAGCAACGGCAGCACCGAGGACCTGTTCCGGGACAGCATCGACTCCTGTGACAACGACATCACAGAGAAG GTGAGCTTCCTGGAGAAAAAGGTGACGGAGCTGGAGAACGACAGCCTGACCAACGGGGACCTGAAGAGCAAGCTGAAGCAGGAGAACACGCAGCTGGTACACAG GGTGCACGAGCTGGAGGAGATGGTGAAAGATCAGGAGACCACGGCCGCACAGGCGCTGGAGGAGGAGGCCCGGCGACACCGCGAGGCCTGCAGCAAGCTGGAGAGGGAGAAGAGcacggagctggagctgctgcatAGCAG GGTGCAGCAGCTGGAGGAAGAAAACACCGAGCTCCGGACGACGGTGACGCGGCTCAAGTCGCAGACGGAGAAGCTCGATGAG GAGCGGCAGCGCATGTCCGACCGGCTGGAGGACACCAGCCTGCGGCTCAAGGATGAGATGGACCTGTACAAACGCATGATGGACAAGCTGCGCCAGAACCGCCTCGAGTTCCAGAAGGAGCGGGAGGCCACCCAGGAG CTCATCGAGGACTTGCGGAAGGAGCTGGAGCACCTGCAGATGTACAAGCTGGACTGTGAGCGGCCCGGCCGGGGACGCAGCTCGTCGTCCAGCCTGGGCGAGTTCAACGCCAGGGCCCGCGAGGTGGAGCTGGAGCACGAGGTCAAGCGGCTGAAGCAG GAGAATCACAAGCTTCGGGATCAGAACGACGACCTGAACGGCCAGATCCTGAGCCTCAGCCTCTACGAAGCAAAGAACCTGTTTGCTACGCAGACCAAAGCCCAGTCCCTGGCTGCAGAAATCGACACCGCCTCACGTGACGAG CTCATGGAAGCCCTGAAGGAGCAGGAGGAGATCAACTTCCGGCTGCGGCAGTACATGGACAAGATCATCCTCGCCATCCTGGACCACAACCCCTCCATCCTGGAGATCAAACACTGA